In Asticcacaulis sp. SL142, the sequence AGTCTTTTAATTTTAAGCTTGCCCATTTTAAGATAGCCCAAACGATTGGAATGACATGACGCATCAGAATATTAAAACGATCTGCCTATATTGCGGGTCGTCAAATGGCAAAGACCCGGCCTATGTTAAGGCCGCTCAGGAATTTGGCACGCTGCTGGCACAGACGGGATTGAAACTGGTATATGGCGGTGGTGATGTTGGCCTGATGGGGGCTGCCGCCCGCGCCGCCTATGACGCCGGTGGTCAGGTCAAAGGCATTATGCCGCGCTTTCTGCGCACCCGTGAGCGCCTGTTTGACGAAGTCGAAACCGTCGTTGTCGAATCAATGCATGAGCGCAAGATGCTGATGTTTGAGGACTCGGATGCATTCGTCGTGTTTCCGGGTGGCGTTGGCACGCTCGAGGAAGTTATTGAGCTTTTGTCGTGGCGGCGGCTGGATCTGCACAAAAAGCCGATCATTTTCTTTAATCTGAATGGCTATTGGGACCCGTTCTTTGCCATGGTCAGCCATACGCTTGCTGAGGGCTTTACCCCGGAGGCCTTCCTGAAAACCTATATGAGCGTCGACAAGGTTTCCGACATTCTCAAAGCGGTGAGCTATATGTCGACTCAGGATGAAGATATCGATACGCGCAAAGTTCTGTGAAATCATTCACTTGCGAAACGCAATTAATTCGCATTGCATGACTTATAGGTGAAATCAACACTGCGGGATTGGCCGTTTACAACGCCCTCAATACGCGCCAAAAGTCCATTCTGAGCCTTTCGATACATAACGCGCTGGGGAAAATCATGGGCGAGGTTCTCGAAAACCACCTCACCCTCGGCTTGAGATTTCACCGGAAAGCTGGCCTCCACCTGCCCTAATGGGATCGCCGTGAAGGTCAGCACACCGGCAACCGCCTCAATGCGCATATGCTCATAATTGCGTAATTTTCCTGCGCGCATCGTCTTGCCCGCGCCCATAAGCACACCGCCGGACCCCGTGGTCCAATACTCTTCGACCACACGATCACCGTCCGCCTGAACCCAGCACCCGGTTAGCCAGCTTAAGTCCCCAACACCTTCGGCATTGGCAACACCGCTTAAAGCTGCAAAGCCAATTGCAATCAGCAAGCCCTTCATCGCACCCTCCGTTTTCAGTCAGGGTAACGCTCTTGATGCCCATCTGCCAAGGCATTTAGCGCTTAGGCCGCCGCCCCCAAGCGCTTGGCGATCTTTTCACGGCCAATCAGGAACGATAACGCCCCCATGTCGGGCCCATGCGGTTTGCCGGTCAGAGCCAGACGTAACGGCATAAACAGGGTCTTGCCCTTGGCGCCGGTAGCGTCCTTAATGGTCGCCGTCCACGCGCTCCAGCTATCGCGGCCATAGGGATCAGGCAGCAGCTCCAGCGCCTTGGCGGCAAAGCCCGCGTCTTCGATGACCGTAGGCACATCATCGCGGACAATCGCAGCCCATTCAACGACCTCAGCAAACTTATGCAGGTTCGGCTTTATGGTATCCCAGAATAACTCGCCCAGATCGGCGCTTAGCGCTTCCAGACGGGGCTTCGCCTCGGCATAAGGCATAACTTGCAAAACGCCGGCGTTTAGCCGCATCAGATCGTCAAAGTCATAACGCGCAGGCGCACGGCCCATCTTGGTGAAATCCTGCGCCTCGGCCAAAACTTCCAAAGACGCCGCAACCTCCAGAGGATCGGACGTGCCAATCTTGGCCAGATGCGATGCAATCGCCAAGGGTTCTAAACCATCCTCACGCATCTGCGAAATCGACATGGACCCCAAACGTTTAGACAGGCCCTCACCGTCTGCCCCGACCAGCAAGGTCATATGGGCAAAAGTGGGCAGAGGTGCGCCTCCGAAAAAGGCCGATAAGGCCTCAAAAATCTCGATCTGAGTGCCGGTATTGGCGACATGATCTTCTCCGCGGATGACGTGGGTGATCTTCATATCAATGTCATCGACCACCGACGGCAGGGTGTAGAGAAACGCACCGTCTTCGCGGATCAGCACCGGATCAGACATGGAGGTCGTATCGACTTCGCAATGACCGCGCACCAGATCTTCCCAGGCGACGCGCTTGCCATCCAGCTTAAAGCGCCAGTGCGGCTTGCGGCCTTCGGCTTCAAAGGCGGCCTTTTCAGCCTCGGTCAGATTTAGTGCGGCACGGTCGTAGACGGGCGGCAGGCCGCGCGATAGCTGCACCTTGCGGCGGCGATCCAGTTCATCGGCAGTTTCATAGCAGGCATATATGCGGCCATCGGCTTTCAGCGCATCGGCAGCCTTTTGATAAATATCAAAGCGCTTGGACTGATTATAGCGCTCATCCCAGTTGAGCCCCAGCCACTTAAGGTCGGTCTCGATCAGGTCTTCATTTTCCTTGGTGGAGCGCTCAAGGTCAGTATCATCAATCCGCAGGACGAATAATCCCTGATGCTTCTTTGCGAACAGCCAGTTGATCAGGGCGGCGCGAACATTGCCCGCATGGATGCGGCCAGTCGGTGACGGAGCGAAACGAACCTTAACGGTCATGGGCGTAATGTCTCTGGGTTACTGTCGAAATTGAGACATTCCCATACGCTGTCACACATTGAGTTTAAAGGGCCAAAAGTTTTTATTGTCCCCATTTAACAAACAGCTTTAGCCCTTTACCCGCGACAAGAGGTTCCCCCGCGACCTTGGATTTGACCGTCGCGGTTTTCATGAGTTCAAGCGTAGCGGTTCCAAACCCTAAGCCTTCGGGCGTTTCGCGAATCATTTCGCATTCCGTAACGCGGCCATGGTCATCCCAATCACATGAAACCAAAACTGAGCCGGGCTGATTGCGTTGCTTGGCCACGGTTGGATAATTCCGCTTCATGCGCTCATACGGCACATGATCCCACGTCACCGGCAATTCTGGCAAAGCCTGACGAGCGGACGGTACAGGATCGACGGTTGGCGACGCGGCCCACAAAGGCGAGGCTCCGCCAACCATAGCCATTGCCGCCAAGATCAAAATTTTCCTGAACATCCGGCCTCCAGTTCTACTTTTCTATAAGTAAACCAGAGCTTGCGCCTTCCGGCAAGCTTAGTCGTCGCGGTGGACGCGCTCACGACGCTCATGACGCTCCTGAGCCTCGATGCTTAAGGTCGCGGTCGGGCGGGCTTCAAGTCGGGCCAGACCGATAGGCTCACCGGTTTCTTCGCAAAAGCCGTAAGATTGATCATCAACGCGACTGATGGCTTCTTCGATCTTGGAGATCAGCTTGCGTTGACGGTCACGGGTACGCAGTTCCAGCGCACGATCCGATTCCGATGACGCGCGGTCTACCAGGTCGGGATGATTTTCGGTTTCTTTTTGCATGGTGTTGACGGTCTCTTTCGAGCCGCGCAGGATATCTTCTTTCCATTCCACCAGCTTTTTACGGAAATAGGCTAACTGACGATCGTTCATATACTCTTCGCCGTCAGACGGTTTGTAACCCTCACCCTTAACCTGAATATCGAGTGTACTCATAAGACCTGCACTCCGAATCTAACTGTTAAGTCCCCAAAGGTCCTAACAGACCCCAAACCATTTAGCTCCGGCTGCAAACATCGCGCCACAAACCGGACAGCCCTTTTTTAGGCGGCTTATAGACACCGGAATAAGACGATTCAATGACTTTACGCAGGATTTTTTCACAAGGGAGACAATAGGTCGCCTCAGTGAGACGCCTTATGCAACTAAACCCTTCATTGCAATGCAGATTTAACTCAGGCCGCGCTTAGCCAGTTCAACCAGCGCCCGCGTTTCAATATGATCCAGAACCGCCTGAAGCTTTTCATCCTCGACCGCTTCGCGCCGATCCGCGATCATGGTTTTGAGATTAAGCAGCGTGGAATCCGCCAGAGTGCCGTCCAGAAGCGAGACCTTAACGTCCTCCAGCACATCCAGAATGTCATTGGCCCGGCGGATCTGACGACGACGACGGCCCGTCAGTACGTCTTCTTCGGCCTGCAATGCCAAAAGCGCATCAATGCCGCCCACACCAAAGGCCCCGGCAGCAGGTGCCGCTCCGGCAGCCGATCCCGCACTTTGCGCTGAACTTCCTTTCGATAGGGAAAATCCATCACCACCGGTACGCTTGACGCCGCCTGTAGTCGCCGAAGCGCCTAAACCTTGAGAAGGATTGATCCTGAGCGTCATCGCCAAAAACACCTGTACTATGGATGAAATATGCTCAGGCCTTATGCCTGCTTTCAAAAAGCGTCCGCTTTCGAGGCGCGGGATCATACCCCTGCACCATGGGTCAATATTTCCCCCTGATGGTAACTTTGGCGTTAATATCCGGGCAATTTTTTCCCCACACGGCCGCAGCACGCCAATTAACCAATTTTATCACTGATTTTATTGGAAAAATTCACAGCCCAAGTTGGCACAAACTTCGCATAGCACCTCCCGACTAATGTAAGGTTTAGGTGATCATGCGCTTTTTCACGTCCCTCCTGCCCCGATTGCTGCTTTTATCCACGGCGCTTTTGACGTTCGCCGCACCGGGTTTTGCGGCGTCCCGCATTAAGGACATTGTCGATGTCGAAGGTGTGCGTAAAAATCAGCTTATCGGTTACGGCATCGTGGTCGGTCTGAACGGCACCGGCGACAGCGTGCGAAACGCGCCCTTCACCAAGCAAAGCCTTGAGGCCATGCTGGAGCGACTGGGGGTCAACGTCCGCGACGCCAACCTCAACACCAAAAACGTCGCCGCAGTTATGGTAACCGCCGAATTGCCCGCCTTTTCGGCATCTGGCTCACGCATGGACGTGTCGGTATCGGCTATGGGTGACGCCAAAAGCCTTTTGGGCGGCACATTATTGGTAACCCCGCTTCTCGGCGCTGACGGCGAAGCCTATGCGGTCGCTCAAGGCACCGTCCAGACCGGTTCAATCTCTGCGGGCGGCGCGTCAGGCTCCTCCATAACCAAGGGCGTGCCGACTTCTGGCCGCATCGCTTCAGGCGGTATTGTTGAGCGCGAAATTGCCTTTGACCTCAACGCCATGCCGGTTGTGAGACTGACGCTTAAGAATCCAGATTTCACAACCTCAAAACGGATCGCTTTGGCCATCAATGCCAGTTATCCAGGGACTGCTTTTGCGGAAAATCCCACCATAGTGTCGCTGAAAGCGCCGCAGGGCACCAATATGATGAACTTCGTCACCGATATTGAACAGATGAATGTCAATGTCGATACACCTGCCAAGGTCGTGATCGATGAAGTGAACGGCGTCATAGTTATGGGCGAAAACGTCCGCGTCTCCCGCGTTGCCATTGCCCAGGGCAATCTGACCATCTCGGTGCAGGAACAACCCTTCGCCAGCCAACCAGCACCCTTTAGCCAAGGCCAGACAGCGCTCGTGCCAGATAGCCAAGTCTCCATCGATGAGGAAAAGGGCAAGAAGCTTTATGACCTAAAGGCCACGACCTCCCTTAGTGATTTGATTGAGGGGTTGAATGCGCTGGGGGTATCACCGCGCGACATGATCTCGATCCTGCAAGCCATCAAAACCTCTGGTGCCCTGCAAGCCGATATCGAGGTGATGTGATGAACCTGACAAGCAACGCCCTCCTGAGCCTGCAAGGCCAGAATACAGACGCAAAGATTGCGGCCGTCAGCGATCAAGCAAAATCGGCCAATCAGGCGCGCGCCCTAAAGACCGGCCAGGAATTTGAAACCATGGTTCTGTCGGCCATGCTGCAATCGATGTTTCAGGGCGTCGGTGATACGGATGGGATGTTTGGGGGCGGCGAAGGCGAAGAAGCCTTTAAATCTTTCTATACCGAAGCCATCGCTAAACAGACAGCGCTTCATGGCGGCATAGGCATTTCCGACGCCATTCAAAAACAACTGCTGCAACTCCAAGAAGCCAAGGCCGCGTCATGACCCTTTCCGCTAACAATCCCTCAGATCGTGCCCGCCAGATTCTTAGCCTGACCGAGCGTTTGGGTGAGCGATTGGCCTTTGAAACCAAAGCGCTGGAGGCTCATCGCCCGCAGGATATCCACGCGGGCATAGAAGAAACGCGCCAGTTATCGAATCTGTACCGGATGGAAACCGCGCGCCTTAAGGCGGATCCCACTCTGTTGTCGGGCCTGAGCGATACCACGAAATCTCAATTGCGAACCGCAACCGAGTCTTTCATGGAGATCGCCAAACGCCACGCGGTTGCTGTCGAAGCCGCCCGCGCTGTAACCGAAGGCATTTTGCAAGCCATCGCTACCGATGTGTCGGAACGCAAAGCTCAGGGTGCCAGCTACGGCCCCGGCGCCCGGCAAATTTACCGTGAGCCTACCTCGCTTAACCTGTCCCATAAAGCCTGAACACCCGGGGTCATGTTGCCAAATTGTTCTTGCGCCATATTGCCAAATCAGGCTTAAAAGTCCGCAGCTATATAAGATAAAGTAAGGATGAGCGGCATACTGACACTTTTGGTCAGTGCCAAGTCATCCTATATAGACATCTTATCCAGAAACCGGACTATAGGACCTCATGGCCGATCCTGACTTTATCAAGATACGTGGTGCGCGCGAGCACAACCTCAAAGGGGTGGATGTCGATATCCCGCGTGGCAAGCTGGTCGTCCTTACCGGCCTGTCAGGTTCGGGCAAATCGTCTCTGGCGTTCGACACCATCTATGCCGAGGGGCAGCGGCGCTACGTCGAGTCACTGTCAGCCTATGCGCGGCAGTTCCTTGAACTGATGTCAAAGCCCGATGTCGATCTGATTGAAGGGCTGTCGCCCGCCATTTCGATTGAGCAAAAAACGACCTCTAAAAACCCGCGCTCGACCGTCGGCACGGTCACGGAAATCCATGACTATATGCGCCTGATGTGGGCGCGGGTCGGTGTGCCCTACTCACCGGCCACAGGACTGCCTATCGAATCCCAAACCATATCCCAGATGGTCGATAAGCTTGTCAGCTTGCCTGAAGGGACGCGCATCCTTTTGCTGGCGCCGTTTGTGCGTGGCCGGAAAGGCGAATACAAAAAGGAAATCGCCGATCTTCAGCGTCAGGGTTTTCAGCGTCTCAAGGTCGACGGCACCTATTATCCGATCGAAGACGCCCCGAAACTCGATAAGAAGTATAAGCACGATATTGACGTTGTCATCGACCGCGTGGTCATCAAGGACGGGTTGATGGCGCGGCTGGCGGATAGCCTTGAGACTGCCCTGCGACTGGCTGACGGACTGGCCATCGCCGAATATGCGGATATAGCTGACGGTGAAACTGAGCCCAAGCGCATCATTTTTTCGGAAAAGTTTGCCTGCCCGGTGTCGGGGTTTACGATTGCTGAAATCGAGCCGCGGCTGTTCTCCTTCAACAACCCGTTTGGCGCCTGTCCGACCTGTGATGGCCTGGGCGTTAAACTTACTTTCGATCAGCAACTGATCGTACCGGATGAGACGGCCACTTTGGCGAGCGGTGCGATTGCACCGTGGTCAAAAGGCACCTCACCGCTTTACACGCAGACGCTGCAAGCTCTGGCGCTCCATTACGGTTTTGCCATGGACACCAAATGGCGCGCCCTGACACCTGAAGCGCAAGCTGTGGTGCTGCATGGTTCTGGTTCGGAAAAGATCAAGTTTACCTATGCTGACGGATCGCGCCGTTATGATGTGACCAAGCCGTTTGAGGGCGTCATTCCCAATATGGAGCGGCGCTGGCGTGAAACCGAATCCGCCTGGGCGCGTGAAGATCTGGCGCGCTATCAGTCCGAAACGCCGTGTGAAGCCTGTGGTGGTAAGCGCCTTAAGCCCGAAGCTCTGGCGGTTAAGATCAAGGCGTTTGATATCGCTCAGGTATCGGGCCTGTCTATTAAAAAGGCTCATGAATGGTTCGCCGATCTTGAAAACCATCTGAGCGAAAAACAGATGGATATCGCCCGCCGCATCTTAAAGGAAATTCTGGATCGCCTGAAATTCCTCAATGACGTGGGGCTTGATTACCTCAACTTGTCACGCAATTCCGGCACATTGTCAGGTGGCGAAAGTCAACGTATCCGGCTGGCGTCGCAGATCGGATCTGGGCTGACCGGCGTACTTTATGTGCTGGATGAACCGTCGATCGGCCTGCATCAGCGCGATAACGACCGTCTGCTCGAAAGCCTTCAGGGGTTGCGTGATCTTGGCAATTCCGTGCTGGTGGTCGAGCACGACGAAGA encodes:
- the uvrA gene encoding excinuclease ABC subunit UvrA, which encodes MADPDFIKIRGAREHNLKGVDVDIPRGKLVVLTGLSGSGKSSLAFDTIYAEGQRRYVESLSAYARQFLELMSKPDVDLIEGLSPAISIEQKTTSKNPRSTVGTVTEIHDYMRLMWARVGVPYSPATGLPIESQTISQMVDKLVSLPEGTRILLLAPFVRGRKGEYKKEIADLQRQGFQRLKVDGTYYPIEDAPKLDKKYKHDIDVVIDRVVIKDGLMARLADSLETALRLADGLAIAEYADIADGETEPKRIIFSEKFACPVSGFTIAEIEPRLFSFNNPFGACPTCDGLGVKLTFDQQLIVPDETATLASGAIAPWSKGTSPLYTQTLQALALHYGFAMDTKWRALTPEAQAVVLHGSGSEKIKFTYADGSRRYDVTKPFEGVIPNMERRWRETESAWAREDLARYQSETPCEACGGKRLKPEALAVKIKAFDIAQVSGLSIKKAHEWFADLENHLSEKQMDIARRILKEILDRLKFLNDVGLDYLNLSRNSGTLSGGESQRIRLASQIGSGLTGVLYVLDEPSIGLHQRDNDRLLESLQGLRDLGNSVLVVEHDEDAILTADYVIDMGPAAGVHGGEIVAQGTPNDIKANPNSLTGQYLTGKREIPVPLDRRPINKKKMLKVIGARGNNLKNVTGEIPVGVMTCITGVSGGGKSTFTLETLHKAAARRLNNASANPAIHDKIEGLEFFDKVVEIDQSPIGRTPRSNPATYTGAFGPIRDWYAGLPESKARGYGPGRFSFNVKGGRCEACSGDGLIKIEMHFLPDVYVTCDVCKGKRYNRETLEISFKDSSIADVLDMTVEEGAGAFKAVPTIRDKLETLKRVGLGYIKIGQQATTLSGGEAQRVKLSKELSKRATGKTLYILDEPTTGLHFEDTRKLLEVLHELTDSGNTTIVIEHNLDVIKTADWILDFGPEGGDGGGEIVAFGSPEAVAENPKSWTGRYLKDLLARHKERRRA
- a CDS encoding flagellar basal-body protein FlbY — encoded protein: MTLSANNPSDRARQILSLTERLGERLAFETKALEAHRPQDIHAGIEETRQLSNLYRMETARLKADPTLLSGLSDTTKSQLRTATESFMEIAKRHAVAVEAARAVTEGILQAIATDVSERKAQGASYGPGARQIYREPTSLNLSHKA
- a CDS encoding flagellar assembly protein FliX — its product is MIPRLESGRFLKAGIRPEHISSIVQVFLAMTLRINPSQGLGASATTGGVKRTGGDGFSLSKGSSAQSAGSAAGAAPAAGAFGVGGIDALLALQAEEDVLTGRRRRQIRRANDILDVLEDVKVSLLDGTLADSTLLNLKTMIADRREAVEDEKLQAVLDHIETRALVELAKRGLS
- the gltX gene encoding glutamate--tRNA ligase; its protein translation is MTVKVRFAPSPTGRIHAGNVRAALINWLFAKKHQGLFVLRIDDTDLERSTKENEDLIETDLKWLGLNWDERYNQSKRFDIYQKAADALKADGRIYACYETADELDRRRKVQLSRGLPPVYDRAALNLTEAEKAAFEAEGRKPHWRFKLDGKRVAWEDLVRGHCEVDTTSMSDPVLIREDGAFLYTLPSVVDDIDMKITHVIRGEDHVANTGTQIEIFEALSAFFGGAPLPTFAHMTLLVGADGEGLSKRLGSMSISQMREDGLEPLAIASHLAKIGTSDPLEVAASLEVLAEAQDFTKMGRAPARYDFDDLMRLNAGVLQVMPYAEAKPRLEALSADLGELFWDTIKPNLHKFAEVVEWAAIVRDDVPTVIEDAGFAAKALELLPDPYGRDSWSAWTATIKDATGAKGKTLFMPLRLALTGKPHGPDMGALSFLIGREKIAKRLGAAA
- a CDS encoding TIGR00730 family Rossman fold protein, which translates into the protein MTHQNIKTICLYCGSSNGKDPAYVKAAQEFGTLLAQTGLKLVYGGGDVGLMGAAARAAYDAGGQVKGIMPRFLRTRERLFDEVETVVVESMHERKMLMFEDSDAFVVFPGGVGTLEEVIELLSWRRLDLHKKPIIFFNLNGYWDPFFAMVSHTLAEGFTPEAFLKTYMSVDKVSDILKAVSYMSTQDEDIDTRKVL
- a CDS encoding flagellar basal body P-ring protein FlgI is translated as MRFFTSLLPRLLLLSTALLTFAAPGFAASRIKDIVDVEGVRKNQLIGYGIVVGLNGTGDSVRNAPFTKQSLEAMLERLGVNVRDANLNTKNVAAVMVTAELPAFSASGSRMDVSVSAMGDAKSLLGGTLLVTPLLGADGEAYAVAQGTVQTGSISAGGASGSSITKGVPTSGRIASGGIVEREIAFDLNAMPVVRLTLKNPDFTTSKRIALAINASYPGTAFAENPTIVSLKAPQGTNMMNFVTDIEQMNVNVDTPAKVVIDEVNGVIVMGENVRVSRVAIAQGNLTISVQEQPFASQPAPFSQGQTALVPDSQVSIDEEKGKKLYDLKATTSLSDLIEGLNALGVSPRDMISILQAIKTSGALQADIEVM
- a CDS encoding DUF6265 family protein, yielding MKGLLIAIGFAALSGVANAEGVGDLSWLTGCWVQADGDRVVEEYWTTGSGGVLMGAGKTMRAGKLRNYEHMRIEAVAGVLTFTAIPLGQVEASFPVKSQAEGEVVFENLAHDFPQRVMYRKAQNGLLARIEGVVNGQSRSVDFTYKSCNAN
- a CDS encoding rod-binding protein; this encodes MNLTSNALLSLQGQNTDAKIAAVSDQAKSANQARALKTGQEFETMVLSAMLQSMFQGVGDTDGMFGGGEGEEAFKSFYTEAIAKQTALHGGIGISDAIQKQLLQLQEAKAAS
- a CDS encoding TonB family protein; translated protein: MFRKILILAAMAMVGGASPLWAASPTVDPVPSARQALPELPVTWDHVPYERMKRNYPTVAKQRNQPGSVLVSCDWDDHGRVTECEMIRETPEGLGFGTATLELMKTATVKSKVAGEPLVAGKGLKLFVKWGQ
- the dksA gene encoding RNA polymerase-binding protein DksA — its product is MSTLDIQVKGEGYKPSDGEEYMNDRQLAYFRKKLVEWKEDILRGSKETVNTMQKETENHPDLVDRASSESDRALELRTRDRQRKLISKIEEAISRVDDQSYGFCEETGEPIGLARLEARPTATLSIEAQERHERRERVHRDD